One Festucalex cinctus isolate MCC-2025b chromosome 3, RoL_Fcin_1.0, whole genome shotgun sequence DNA window includes the following coding sequences:
- the LOC144016195 gene encoding MOB kinase activator 2 isoform X2 has product MVTAGGINNNILASRPYLQQEYVCQHINHMDMCALTSLPPGVDKAEWLASNTVSFFKHINLFSSALSEFCTPSTCPTACGPGDTVYVWTDDHGRKLKCSAPLYFDYAMSYIQDLLTDEEVFPTKAGSVFPTGFIFLVQKVFLLLFRTLAHIYWSHFRQTHALGLHPHLNTLFTHLTLFCRQHALLDAEDTEPLQDLILALGLQDKK; this is encoded by the exons ATGGTGACAGCAGG GGGGATCAACAACAACATCCTGGCGTCACGTCCGTACCTCCAGCAGGAGTACGTGTGCCAGCACATCAACCATATGGACATGTGTGCGCTCACGTCGCTCCCGCCCGGCGTGGACAAGGCCGAGTGGTTGGCCAGCAACA CCGTGTCGTTTTTCAAGCACATAAACCTGTTCTCCAGCGCGCTGTCAGAATTCTGCACCCCCAGCACCTGCCCGACCGCCTGTGGACCAGGCGACAC tgtttatgTTTGGACTGACGACCATGGCAGGAAGCTGAAATGTTCCGCTCCTCTGTACTTTGACTATGCCATGTCCTACATTCAGGACCTTCTCACAGATGAAGAGGTGTTTCCCACAAAAGCAG GCTCAGTGTTCCCCACCGGCTTCATCTTCCTGGTGCAGAAGgtgtttttgttgctgttcAGAACTCTGGCGCACATCTACTGGTCCCACTTCCGTCAGACGCACGCGCTGGGCCTGCACCCGCACCTCAACACGCTATTCACGCACCTCACGCTCTTCTGCCGGCAGCACGCGCTGCTGGATGCCGAGGACACTGAACCGCTACAGGACCTTATCTTGGCTCTGGGACTGCAGGacaagaaatga
- the LOC144016195 gene encoding MOB kinase activator 2 isoform X1: MGGCHSYPTATKADGNAPPDVCDGKLGINNNILASRPYLQQEYVCQHINHMDMCALTSLPPGVDKAEWLASNTVSFFKHINLFSSALSEFCTPSTCPTACGPGDTVYVWTDDHGRKLKCSAPLYFDYAMSYIQDLLTDEEVFPTKAGSVFPTGFIFLVQKVFLLLFRTLAHIYWSHFRQTHALGLHPHLNTLFTHLTLFCRQHALLDAEDTEPLQDLILALGLQDKK, translated from the exons ATGGGGGGTTGCCATAGTTACCCCACCGCCACCAAAGCGGACGGCAACGCTCCTCCTGACGTCTGCGATGGCAAACT GGGGATCAACAACAACATCCTGGCGTCACGTCCGTACCTCCAGCAGGAGTACGTGTGCCAGCACATCAACCATATGGACATGTGTGCGCTCACGTCGCTCCCGCCCGGCGTGGACAAGGCCGAGTGGTTGGCCAGCAACA CCGTGTCGTTTTTCAAGCACATAAACCTGTTCTCCAGCGCGCTGTCAGAATTCTGCACCCCCAGCACCTGCCCGACCGCCTGTGGACCAGGCGACAC tgtttatgTTTGGACTGACGACCATGGCAGGAAGCTGAAATGTTCCGCTCCTCTGTACTTTGACTATGCCATGTCCTACATTCAGGACCTTCTCACAGATGAAGAGGTGTTTCCCACAAAAGCAG GCTCAGTGTTCCCCACCGGCTTCATCTTCCTGGTGCAGAAGgtgtttttgttgctgttcAGAACTCTGGCGCACATCTACTGGTCCCACTTCCGTCAGACGCACGCGCTGGGCCTGCACCCGCACCTCAACACGCTATTCACGCACCTCACGCTCTTCTGCCGGCAGCACGCGCTGCTGGATGCCGAGGACACTGAACCGCTACAGGACCTTATCTTGGCTCTGGGACTGCAGGacaagaaatga